A window from Tenacibaculum singaporense encodes these proteins:
- a CDS encoding cysteine desulfurase family protein encodes MKSVYLDNAATTPMLPEVIEAVQQSMQTNFGNPSSTHQYGRKAKAAVETARKNIAKHFNISSSEIIFTAGGTEADNLILFNAVLNLGVERIITSKIEHHAVLNTVQFLEEKHKIIVDYVRANEEGAVSMESLGGLLNKSKKKTLVSLMYVNNEIGNLLPIEEVVVLCKEHEAYFHSDTVQAIGHYDIDLQKTQIDFITASAHKFHGPKGVGFAYFKKGIGILPMLHGGEQEKGARSSTENVHSIVGMEKALTIACENLHKDEEYIIGLKKYFVEKTKELFPNIKVNGESIEKTSYTIVNLRFPIEDKMLLFNLDLSGVAVSGGSACQSGSSKGSHVLQEFLDEKEEKKTSVRFSFSKLNTFDEIDYVISQLKKVLKK; translated from the coding sequence ATGAAATCTGTTTATTTAGACAATGCAGCAACAACACCTATGTTGCCCGAAGTTATTGAAGCTGTTCAACAATCAATGCAAACCAATTTTGGAAATCCTTCTTCTACACATCAATATGGTAGAAAGGCTAAAGCAGCGGTAGAAACAGCTAGGAAAAATATAGCGAAACACTTCAATATTTCTTCAAGCGAAATCATTTTTACTGCAGGAGGAACCGAAGCCGATAATCTAATTTTATTTAACGCTGTTTTAAATTTAGGAGTAGAAAGAATTATAACCTCCAAAATAGAACATCATGCTGTTTTAAATACTGTACAGTTTTTAGAAGAAAAACATAAAATAATAGTAGATTATGTTAGGGCAAATGAAGAAGGAGCTGTTTCAATGGAGAGTCTGGGGGGCTTATTAAATAAATCAAAGAAAAAAACTTTGGTGAGTTTAATGTATGTGAATAATGAAATAGGTAATTTACTACCAATAGAAGAGGTTGTAGTATTATGTAAAGAGCATGAAGCGTATTTTCATTCAGATACAGTACAAGCCATAGGGCATTATGATATAGACTTACAGAAAACACAAATAGATTTTATCACTGCAAGTGCACATAAGTTTCATGGACCTAAAGGAGTAGGTTTTGCTTATTTTAAAAAGGGAATAGGAATATTACCGATGTTACATGGAGGTGAACAGGAAAAAGGTGCAAGATCTAGTACTGAAAATGTACACTCAATAGTTGGAATGGAAAAAGCATTAACAATTGCTTGTGAAAATTTACATAAAGATGAGGAGTATATTATAGGGTTAAAAAAATATTTTGTAGAAAAAACAAAAGAATTATTCCCTAATATTAAGGTTAATGGAGAATCGATAGAAAAAACAAGCTATACAATAGTGAACTTAAGGTTTCCTATTGAAGATAAAATGTTGTTATTTAATTTAGATTTATCTGGAGTAGCTGTTTCTGGAGGTAGTGCTTGTCAAAGTGGAAGTAGTAAGGGATCTCACGTGTTACAGGAATTTTTAGATGAAAAAGAAGAAAAGAAAACATCAGTAAGATTTTCTTTTAGTAAATTAAATACATTCGATGAAATCGATTATGTCATAAGTCAGTTAAAAAAAGTACTAAAAAAATAA
- a CDS encoding Smr/MutS family protein, giving the protein MCLEIGNKVAVIDADIRGFVTKINNEEVFVKDEDGMEYCFLRKELVKVEVDQNELSKYSDINNPMLKAKTQNKEKKKKTSFVKDKREVVMEVDLHAEKLVKSTRGMDNYDILSLQINTAKHKLEYCISKRISKLVLIHGVGDGVLKTELQYLLNNYPVKYYDASYQKYGRGATEVYIFQNQ; this is encoded by the coding sequence ATGTGTTTAGAAATCGGTAATAAAGTGGCAGTAATTGATGCTGATATTAGAGGATTTGTAACAAAAATTAATAATGAAGAGGTTTTTGTTAAAGATGAGGATGGAATGGAGTATTGTTTTCTTAGGAAAGAATTAGTAAAAGTTGAAGTGGATCAAAATGAGTTAAGTAAATATTCTGATATTAATAATCCAATGCTTAAAGCCAAGACTCAAAATAAAGAGAAAAAGAAAAAAACATCTTTTGTAAAAGATAAAAGAGAAGTAGTTATGGAGGTAGATTTACATGCTGAAAAGTTGGTAAAGTCTACAAGAGGAATGGATAATTACGATATTTTATCATTACAAATTAATACAGCAAAACATAAGTTAGAATACTGCATATCTAAAAGAATATCAAAACTAGTTTTAATACATGGAGTAGGGGATGGAGTTTTAAAAACGGAATTACAATATTTATTAAATAATTACCCTGTAAAGTATTATGACGCTTCTTATCAAAAGTATGGTCGAGGAGCTACAGAGGTGTATATTTTTCAGAATCAATAA
- a CDS encoding low molecular weight phosphatase family protein, with product MINTKNINTKVFFEEARKELILTEERKDLLLEIADTILEEYLDREKINLNFICTHNSSRSQFAQVWSFFAIEYFNLKNMFTYSGGTETTSFHRNTVKCLQKTGFIFSVVDFSHQNPRYLVSFNGTKKSILGFSKLYDHPQNSYPFVAITTCDNADQNCPYIPDAIERFHLPYNDPKTSDNTDLTEETYLNTSKQIAGELFFIFEEIHQKLS from the coding sequence ATGATAAACACTAAGAATATTAATACAAAAGTTTTCTTTGAGGAAGCAAGAAAAGAGTTAATCCTTACTGAAGAGCGAAAAGATTTATTACTTGAAATAGCTGATACTATTCTTGAAGAGTATCTTGACAGAGAGAAAATAAATTTAAATTTCATTTGTACTCATAATTCTAGTAGAAGTCAGTTTGCACAAGTGTGGAGCTTCTTTGCTATTGAGTATTTCAACTTAAAAAATATGTTTACCTATTCTGGTGGAACAGAAACTACTTCTTTTCATAGAAACACGGTTAAATGCTTACAAAAAACTGGGTTTATTTTTAGTGTTGTTGATTTTTCTCATCAAAACCCAAGATATTTAGTTTCTTTTAACGGAACTAAAAAATCTATCTTAGGTTTTTCAAAATTATACGATCATCCTCAAAATAGCTATCCTTTTGTAGCTATAACTACTTGTGACAATGCTGATCAAAACTGTCCATACATTCCTGATGCTATCGAACGTTTTCACTTACCATATAACGACCCTAAAACATCAGACAATACAGACTTAACTGAAGAAACATACCTAAACACTAGTAAACAAATTGCTGGTGAGCTTTTTTTTATTTTTGAAGAAATTCATCAAAAACTATCTTAG
- the ppk2 gene encoding polyphosphate kinase 2, with amino-acid sequence MGKLTQRDVNKLNTTRGLKALLSKSFNLERAIRYVDYERKLKKLQVEIIRLQAWAIKENERIIVIFEGRDAAGKGGAIRRITERINPRHMRIVALPKPNEDQKTQWYFQRYVEQFPKAGEIVFFDRSWYNRAVVEPVNGFCTQEEYEIFMNQVNDFERMILESGIRLVKIYMSINKKEQAKRFNDIKNNPLKQWKMTPVDEKAQELWDDYTEYKRAMFSKTNTEISPWKVIRANRKTVARINVINYILERIPYDKNIEV; translated from the coding sequence ATGGGAAAGTTAACTCAAAGAGACGTAAATAAATTAAATACAACAAGAGGTTTAAAAGCTTTATTGTCGAAATCTTTTAATTTAGAAAGAGCAATTCGATATGTTGATTATGAAAGAAAATTAAAAAAATTACAAGTTGAAATAATTCGTTTACAAGCTTGGGCAATAAAAGAAAATGAACGAATAATTGTAATTTTTGAAGGAAGAGATGCTGCGGGTAAAGGTGGGGCAATACGTAGAATTACAGAACGTATCAATCCTCGTCATATGCGAATTGTAGCACTTCCAAAACCTAATGAAGATCAAAAAACTCAATGGTATTTTCAGCGATATGTAGAGCAGTTTCCTAAAGCAGGAGAAATTGTTTTTTTTGATAGAAGCTGGTATAATCGTGCAGTAGTTGAACCTGTAAATGGTTTTTGTACACAAGAAGAATATGAAATTTTTATGAATCAGGTAAATGATTTTGAACGTATGATTTTAGAATCAGGAATTCGTTTGGTGAAAATTTACATGTCTATTAATAAGAAAGAACAAGCTAAGCGATTTAATGATATAAAGAATAATCCATTAAAACAATGGAAGATGACACCTGTTGATGAAAAAGCCCAAGAGCTTTGGGATGATTATACAGAGTACAAAAGAGCTATGTTTTCAAAAACAAACACAGAAATATCTCCATGGAAAGTTATTCGAGCTAACAGGAAAACTGTGGCAAGAATAAATGTAATTAATTACATTTTAGAAAGAATACCTTATGATAAAAATATAGAGGTGTAA
- the ppk2 gene encoding polyphosphate kinase 2: MKEEPVLTIEDFENVSTNKELLTIIKEKGVSITKVQVKLDYEEELRKLQIELVKLQQWIAKNKKRVAVIFEGRDAAGKGGSIRRFMEHMNPRSTRLVALNKPTEVEKGQWYFQRYIKELPNPGEIVFFDRSWYNRAVVEPVMGFCNDDQYQNFLVQVPEFEHMLYEDGVVVIKFWLSISKDEQLRRFNSRNNNPLKRWKFSPVDKRGQELWDRYSHYKNEMFSKTHTAYSPWIVVKTNNKKEARVECMRHVLSQFDYDGKEEAQTILTPDPNIVMRYYRSVKHLD, encoded by the coding sequence ATGAAAGAAGAACCTGTATTAACAATTGAAGATTTTGAAAATGTTTCAACAAATAAAGAGTTGTTAACAATTATTAAAGAAAAGGGGGTTTCTATTACTAAGGTTCAGGTAAAATTAGATTATGAAGAAGAGCTAAGGAAGTTACAAATAGAGTTGGTGAAGCTTCAACAATGGATTGCTAAAAATAAAAAACGAGTAGCTGTAATTTTTGAAGGAAGAGACGCAGCAGGAAAGGGAGGAAGTATTCGACGTTTTATGGAGCATATGAATCCGCGTTCTACACGTTTGGTAGCTTTAAATAAACCAACAGAGGTAGAAAAAGGACAATGGTATTTTCAGCGATATATTAAAGAATTGCCAAACCCTGGAGAAATTGTTTTTTTTGATCGTAGTTGGTATAATAGAGCAGTAGTTGAGCCTGTAATGGGATTTTGTAATGACGATCAGTATCAGAATTTTTTGGTTCAAGTACCAGAGTTTGAACATATGTTATATGAAGATGGAGTAGTAGTTATAAAGTTTTGGCTTTCAATTTCAAAAGACGAACAGTTACGACGTTTCAATTCTAGAAATAACAATCCATTAAAACGTTGGAAGTTTAGCCCTGTAGATAAAAGAGGACAAGAGTTATGGGACAGATATAGTCACTATAAAAACGAAATGTTTAGTAAAACACATACAGCATATAGCCCTTGGATAGTAGTAAAAACGAATAATAAAAAAGAAGCAAGAGTTGAGTGTATGCGTCATGTACTATCTCAGTTTGATTACGACGGAAAGGAAGAAGCTCAAACGATTTTAACACCAGATCCAAATATTGTAATGCGTTATTATCGTTCAGTAAAACATTTAGATTAA
- a CDS encoding lipid A deacylase LpxR family protein, which produces MKKNILLLFILLSLPTFSQRKYAKEFSFINDNDLYTSTYQDRYYTNGAFLTYRFLSKNKVKNIAKKIYEIQLGHHMYTPYKAIVETIEEHDRPFAGYLFASFGINKFYTNESILKTSLQLGVIGSSSLSEELQGIIHKMYGFRKATGWDYQIKDAFALNLKADYIKKISKDNVFDLNWINSARLGTVYTDLSTGLYTRIGFKPLESIINSIAFHGNLNNQNTNFENKAEVFLYLKPMLHYVAYDATIEGSFLTDKNPVTFEVEPFKFTTEFGIRFTSNRFNFGYTINYHTKKLKSSRVPKGNFYGTIQLNYQFN; this is translated from the coding sequence ATGAAAAAAAATATACTACTTTTATTTATCTTACTTTCTCTTCCTACATTCTCACAACGTAAATACGCCAAAGAGTTTAGTTTTATAAATGATAATGATTTATATACTTCAACTTACCAAGACCGATATTATACTAACGGAGCTTTTTTAACGTATCGCTTCTTAAGCAAGAATAAAGTTAAAAACATAGCTAAAAAAATATATGAAATTCAATTAGGGCACCATATGTATACCCCATATAAAGCTATCGTAGAAACCATTGAAGAACACGATCGTCCCTTTGCTGGTTATTTGTTTGCTAGCTTTGGTATAAATAAATTTTATACAAATGAGTCTATTTTAAAAACATCTTTACAATTAGGTGTTATTGGCTCATCTTCTTTAAGTGAAGAACTTCAAGGTATTATTCATAAAATGTATGGCTTTAGAAAAGCTACCGGATGGGATTATCAAATAAAAGATGCATTTGCCCTAAATTTAAAAGCTGATTATATAAAAAAAATAAGCAAAGACAATGTTTTTGACCTTAACTGGATAAATTCTGCTAGATTAGGTACTGTTTATACTGATTTATCAACCGGTTTATATACTCGTATTGGTTTCAAACCTTTAGAAAGTATTATTAACTCTATTGCTTTTCATGGAAACTTAAATAACCAAAATACTAATTTCGAAAATAAGGCGGAAGTTTTTTTATACCTAAAACCAATGCTCCATTATGTTGCCTATGACGCAACTATTGAAGGAAGCTTTTTAACCGACAAAAATCCTGTAACATTTGAAGTAGAACCTTTTAAATTCACTACAGAGTTTGGAATTCGTTTTACAAGTAATCGTTTTAATTTTGGGTATACCATAAATTACCACACTAAAAAGCTCAAAAGCTCACGTGTTCCAAAAGGTAATTTTTATGGTACAATACAATTAAATTATCAGTTTAATTAG
- the dnaN gene encoding DNA polymerase III subunit beta, whose translation MKFIVSSSQLLKQLQVLGGVINSNNTLPILDNFLFELSENELKISASDLETTMSSVIEVESTDTGAIAINARLLLDTLKTFPEQPLTFKVEGDNTIEIISEQGKYDMAYFSGDEFPKAVELPSPSSTEIPSHILATAISKTIFAAGNDDLRPVMSGVFFQFNSKELTFVATDAHKLVKYTRTDITADKSAEFIMPKKPLNLLKGILGGSENNVTIEYNDTNAKFTFDNVVLICRLIDGKYPNYEAVIPKENPNKLTVDRASFLNSVRRVSIFSSKTTHQIRLKMAGTELNISAEDLDYSNKADERLNCDYQGDDMQIGFNSRFLSEMLNNLNSNDVLIEMSLPNRAGILTPIDGTEEGELVTMLVMPVMLNG comes from the coding sequence ATGAAATTTATCGTATCTAGCTCACAATTATTAAAACAACTACAAGTTTTAGGTGGGGTTATAAATAGCAATAACACGTTACCAATTTTAGATAACTTTTTATTTGAACTATCTGAAAACGAATTAAAAATATCAGCTTCCGACCTTGAGACAACCATGTCATCAGTTATTGAAGTTGAAAGTACTGATACTGGAGCGATTGCTATAAATGCTCGTTTATTATTAGATACTTTAAAGACATTTCCTGAACAACCTCTTACTTTTAAGGTTGAAGGAGATAATACCATTGAAATTATTTCTGAGCAAGGGAAGTATGACATGGCTTACTTTAGCGGAGATGAGTTCCCTAAAGCTGTAGAATTACCTTCTCCTAGTAGCACTGAAATTCCATCTCATATTTTAGCTACAGCTATTTCAAAAACTATTTTCGCTGCTGGTAATGATGATTTACGCCCAGTAATGAGTGGTGTATTTTTTCAGTTCAATTCGAAAGAATTAACTTTTGTAGCTACCGACGCTCATAAATTAGTAAAATATACACGTACCGATATTACTGCTGATAAATCAGCTGAATTTATCATGCCTAAAAAACCTTTAAACTTATTAAAAGGAATTTTAGGGGGATCAGAAAACAACGTTACTATTGAGTATAATGATACCAATGCTAAATTTACTTTTGATAATGTAGTATTAATCTGTCGATTAATTGACGGGAAATACCCTAATTACGAAGCTGTTATACCTAAAGAAAATCCAAATAAATTAACTGTTGACAGAGCTTCTTTCTTAAACTCTGTACGTCGTGTTTCTATTTTTTCTAGTAAAACAACACATCAAATTCGTTTGAAAATGGCGGGTACTGAGTTAAATATTTCTGCAGAAGATTTAGACTATTCTAATAAAGCCGACGAACGATTAAACTGTGATTACCAAGGAGACGATATGCAAATTGGATTTAACTCTCGCTTTTTAAGTGAAATGTTAAATAACTTAAACTCTAACGACGTTTTAATTGAAATGAGTTTACCAAACAGAGCTGGAATTTTAACTCCTATTGATGGAACTGAAGAAGGTGAATTAGTAACTATGCTTGTTATGCCTGTGATGTTAAACGGATAA
- a CDS encoding ParA family protein translates to MGRIIAIANQKGGVGKTTTSVNLAAALGVLEKKVLLIDADPQANATSGLGLDVESVEIGTYQVLEHTIPAKDTVLKTDSPNVDLIPAHIDLVAIEIELVDKQQREYMLKKALEDIKDDYDFILIDCAPSLGLITLNSLVAADSVVIPIQCEYFALEGLGKLLNTIKSVQKIHNQELEIEGLLLTMFDSRLRLSNQVVDEVRKHFSSMVFETIVHRNIRLSEAPSYGESIISYDATSKGAVNYLNLANEILTKNA, encoded by the coding sequence ATGGGTAGAATTATTGCAATTGCAAATCAAAAAGGTGGTGTAGGTAAAACTACTACATCTGTAAACTTAGCTGCGGCTTTAGGTGTTTTAGAAAAAAAAGTATTGTTAATTGATGCTGATCCCCAAGCAAATGCTACTTCTGGTTTAGGTTTAGACGTTGAAAGTGTAGAAATTGGAACATATCAGGTTTTAGAACATACAATTCCTGCAAAGGATACTGTTTTAAAAACAGACTCTCCTAACGTTGACTTAATCCCTGCTCATATTGATTTAGTTGCTATTGAAATTGAATTGGTAGACAAGCAACAACGCGAGTATATGTTAAAAAAAGCGTTAGAAGATATTAAAGATGATTACGATTTTATTTTAATTGATTGTGCTCCATCTTTAGGTTTAATAACTTTAAACTCTCTAGTAGCTGCTGACTCTGTTGTTATTCCAATTCAATGTGAATACTTTGCTTTAGAAGGTTTAGGAAAATTATTAAACACAATTAAGAGTGTTCAAAAAATACATAATCAAGAATTAGAAATTGAAGGTTTGTTATTAACTATGTTCGATTCTCGTTTACGATTATCAAACCAAGTGGTAGATGAAGTACGCAAACACTTCAGTTCTATGGTTTTTGAAACAATAGTACACAGAAATATTCGTTTAAGTGAAGCACCAAGTTATGGAGAAAGTATAATTTCATACGATGCAACGAGTAAAGGTGCCGTAAATTACTTAAATTTGGCGAACGAAATTTTAACTAAAAACGCATAA
- a CDS encoding ParB/RepB/Spo0J family partition protein, which yields MAKATKKQALGRGLSALLKETAEVNSAEDKNADKLVGNIIEIDINSIDVNPYQPRTYFDEEALRELASSIKELGVIQPITVRKLSSDKFQLVSGERRFRASKLIGNKTVPAYIRLANDQEMLEMALVENIQRKNLDPIEVALSYQRLIDEIQLTQEELSTRVGKKRSTVTNYLRLLKLDPIIQTGMRDGFISMGHGRALINVDSNSDQLNIYEKIVRDKLSVRQTEELVKNLKAGKVAKTTKKKALPNYISESVKDISDYFGHKIDVTVNNRGKGKISIPFHSEEDFNRIKNLLK from the coding sequence ATGGCAAAAGCAACAAAAAAACAAGCTTTAGGTAGAGGTTTATCAGCATTATTAAAGGAAACTGCAGAAGTAAATTCAGCAGAAGACAAAAATGCAGATAAGTTGGTTGGAAATATTATTGAAATTGATATAAACTCAATAGATGTAAACCCTTACCAACCTAGGACTTATTTTGATGAAGAAGCGTTGCGTGAATTAGCTAGTTCTATTAAAGAATTAGGAGTTATTCAGCCTATTACTGTACGTAAACTATCAAGCGATAAGTTTCAATTAGTTTCTGGGGAACGTCGTTTTAGAGCCTCTAAACTTATTGGAAACAAAACCGTTCCTGCTTACATTCGTTTAGCCAACGATCAGGAAATGTTAGAAATGGCGTTGGTAGAAAATATTCAACGTAAAAACTTAGATCCAATTGAAGTTGCCCTTTCTTACCAGCGTTTAATTGATGAAATTCAACTTACTCAAGAAGAACTAAGTACTCGTGTTGGAAAAAAACGTTCTACAGTTACTAACTATTTACGTTTACTTAAGCTAGATCCTATTATTCAAACAGGAATGCGTGATGGTTTTATTTCAATGGGACACGGTCGTGCATTGATTAATGTTGATAGTAACTCTGATCAATTAAACATTTATGAGAAAATTGTTCGTGATAAACTATCAGTGCGTCAAACTGAAGAACTTGTAAAAAACTTAAAAGCTGGTAAGGTTGCTAAAACAACCAAAAAGAAAGCTTTACCTAATTATATTTCTGAAAGCGTTAAGGATATTAGCGACTATTTTGGACATAAAATTGACGTTACAGTGAACAATCGTGGAAAAGGTAAAATTTCTATCCCTTTTCATTCTGAAGAAGATTTTAACCGTATTAAAAACTTACTAAAGTAA
- a CDS encoding DUF5683 domain-containing protein, translated as MNVRIIIFAFFSLFLFQNTFAQKDSIAVRAKQLQLTSDKYNPLSPSKAAFYSAIFPGGGQIYNGKYWKAPIVWAAIGASAYFYIDNSDQYDRYRTAFKLRKQGLKDEFTREDGTVLISTAGLESAQKTLRKNRDLSLLTGVLLYVLQIVEASVNAHLLQFDTDDSLSVKPVITPDPLFIEAPKVGLTLKYSF; from the coding sequence TTGAACGTACGTATAATCATATTCGCTTTTTTTAGTCTTTTTTTGTTTCAAAATACCTTTGCTCAAAAAGATTCTATTGCCGTTAGGGCAAAACAACTTCAGTTAACAAGTGACAAATACAATCCTTTGTCACCTTCAAAAGCTGCCTTTTACTCAGCTATTTTTCCTGGAGGTGGACAAATTTATAATGGAAAGTATTGGAAAGCCCCAATAGTATGGGCAGCAATAGGCGCTAGTGCTTATTTTTATATTGATAATAGCGATCAGTATGATCGATACCGAACAGCTTTTAAACTTCGTAAACAAGGATTAAAAGACGAATTTACTAGAGAGGATGGAACTGTTCTTATTTCTACTGCTGGTTTAGAAAGTGCACAGAAAACTTTACGAAAAAATAGAGATTTATCATTATTAACTGGTGTGCTTTTATATGTTTTACAAATTGTTGAAGCCAGTGTTAATGCACACTTATTACAATTTGACACAGATGATAGCTTATCTGTAAAACCAGTAATCACTCCAGATCCTTTATTTATCGAAGCTCCTAAAGTTGGTTTAACACTAAAATATTCTTTTTAA
- the dapB gene encoding 4-hydroxy-tetrahydrodipicolinate reductase — protein sequence MKIALLGYGRMGKEIEKIALQRGHKIVIKTSGKEVYDITKADVAIDFSIPSSAYDNISNCINNNIPVISGTTGWLDKYNDIVDLCNDKKGAFIYASNFSLGVNVFFELNKQLAKMMSTLEQYNVSIEEIHHTKKLDAPSGTAITLAEGIIENTNQKAWELDEKTSEENIPITAIRTPDVPGTHTVTYNSEVDTIDIKHTAHNRQGFALGAVIAAEWLNNKTGVFTMRDVLNLG from the coding sequence ATGAAAATAGCCTTACTTGGTTATGGTAGAATGGGTAAAGAAATTGAAAAAATTGCTTTACAAAGAGGACATAAAATTGTTATAAAAACTTCTGGAAAAGAAGTGTATGATATTACAAAAGCTGATGTAGCAATAGACTTTAGTATTCCTTCTTCAGCATACGACAATATCAGCAATTGTATTAACAATAATATACCTGTTATTTCTGGAACTACTGGTTGGTTAGATAAATACAACGATATTGTTGATTTATGTAATGACAAAAAAGGTGCATTTATTTATGCTTCTAACTTTAGTTTAGGGGTTAATGTTTTCTTTGAACTAAACAAACAGCTTGCTAAAATGATGAGTACTTTAGAACAATATAATGTTTCTATTGAAGAAATTCATCATACTAAAAAGTTAGATGCTCCAAGCGGTACTGCAATTACATTGGCAGAAGGTATTATTGAAAATACTAATCAAAAAGCTTGGGAATTAGACGAAAAAACATCAGAAGAAAATATTCCTATTACAGCTATCAGAACTCCGGATGTTCCGGGTACTCACACCGTGACTTACAATTCTGAGGTAGATACTATTGATATTAAACACACAGCTCATAATCGTCAAGGTTTTGCTTTAGGTGCTGTAATTGCTGCTGAGTGGTTAAATAATAAAACAGGTGTTTTTACTATGCGAGATGTGTTAAACTTAGGTTAA
- the lepB gene encoding signal peptidase I, giving the protein MTFTEWFLFFLFIQVVHFLGTWKLYTKAGKKAWEAAVPVYNAIVLMQIINRPKWWVILLFIPIVNLLMFPIIWVETCRSFGFNKRPDTILAILTLGLYIYYINYFTDAKYIENRSLKPRSPLGEWVSSIAFAIIAATLVHTYFMQPYTIPTSSLEKTLLVGDYLFVSKFHYGARVPMTTVAAPMAHDTIPGLGIKSFLSDDKNKDGLLNKLSLPYMRIPGFQKIKRNDIVVFSWPSDSLATMWGDNSGKFTYKPIDKRTNYVKRAVGIPGDSLEVRDGYVFINGEKTVLPDRAKPQWYFFVDTEGKELPQTVIQKYNKNREGKMTTDGKYLLNLTDEEAASLTKNSLVKKVEKFLAPKGFYDKSVFPHDPKYAWSADNFGPIYIPKKGVTVKLNSKTISFYEQIIRRYENNNLTIFGDDIYINGKKAKEYTFKQDYYWMMGDNRQRSLDARNWGYVPFDHVVGKPVMIWLSWDANAPNFIAKLNSIRWDRMFTTVGGSGKPVSYLWLVLLLIGGYTVYSFRKSKKKKA; this is encoded by the coding sequence ATGACATTTACTGAATGGTTTTTATTCTTTTTATTCATACAAGTTGTTCATTTTTTAGGTACTTGGAAACTATACACTAAAGCTGGAAAAAAAGCTTGGGAAGCTGCTGTACCTGTTTATAATGCCATCGTATTGATGCAAATAATAAACCGTCCAAAATGGTGGGTAATTTTATTATTCATTCCTATTGTAAACTTATTAATGTTTCCTATAATTTGGGTTGAAACTTGTAGAAGTTTTGGTTTTAACAAAAGACCTGACACTATTTTAGCTATTCTAACTTTAGGGTTATATATCTATTACATCAATTATTTTACAGATGCAAAATACATTGAAAACAGAAGTTTAAAACCAAGATCTCCTTTAGGTGAATGGGTTAGCTCAATTGCTTTTGCTATTATAGCTGCTACTTTAGTGCATACTTACTTTATGCAGCCATATACCATTCCTACATCATCATTAGAAAAAACCTTATTAGTTGGTGATTACTTATTTGTGAGTAAGTTTCATTACGGTGCTCGTGTACCAATGACTACCGTTGCTGCACCAATGGCACACGATACTATTCCTGGATTGGGTATAAAATCATTTTTATCTGATGATAAAAACAAAGATGGTTTGTTAAATAAGCTGTCATTACCTTATATGCGTATTCCTGGTTTTCAGAAAATTAAACGTAACGATATAGTTGTTTTTAGCTGGCCTTCAGATTCCTTAGCAACAATGTGGGGAGATAATTCTGGGAAATTCACCTATAAACCTATTGATAAACGTACTAACTATGTAAAACGTGCTGTAGGTATTCCTGGTGATAGCTTAGAAGTTCGTGATGGTTATGTATTTATTAATGGAGAGAAAACGGTATTACCTGATAGAGCAAAGCCACAATGGTACTTCTTTGTTGATACTGAAGGTAAAGAACTACCACAAACTGTTATCCAAAAATATAACAAAAACAGAGAAGGTAAAATGACTACAGATGGAAAGTATCTCTTAAACCTTACTGATGAAGAAGCCGCTTCACTTACCAAAAACTCTCTTGTTAAAAAAGTTGAAAAATTTTTAGCACCTAAAGGGTTCTATGACAAATCTGTTTTCCCTCACGATCCAAAATATGCTTGGTCTGCTGATAATTTTGGACCAATATATATTCCTAAAAAGGGAGTTACTGTTAAATTAAATTCTAAAACAATTTCTTTTTATGAACAAATTATCCGAAGATATGAGAATAATAATTTAACCATTTTTGGAGACGACATTTATATCAATGGTAAGAAAGCAAAAGAATATACTTTTAAGCAAGATTACTACTGGATGATGGGAGACAATCGTCAACGCTCATTAGACGCTAGAAATTGGGGATATGTGCCTTTTGACCACGTAGTTGGTAAACCTGTTATGATTTGGTTAAGTTGGGATGCTAATGCACCTAATTTTATTGCTAAATTAAACTCTATTCGTTGGGATAGAATGTTTACAACTGTTGGTGGTAGTGGTAAACCAGTTTCTTATCTTTGGTTAGTTTTATTATTAATTGGAGGTTATACTGTGTATAGTTTTAGAAAAAGTAAAAAGAAGAAAGCATAA